A portion of the Saccharomyces paradoxus chromosome XV, complete sequence genome contains these proteins:
- the PAP2 gene encoding non-canonical poly(A) polymerase PAP2 (Non-canonical poly(A) polymerase~similar to YOL115W), protein MGAKSIAASSTKKIKKQHNGKVKKSKKIKKVRKSKKPKSLSDENGVEIVSSRNDQETNTSLKDHVTADGILVLEHKSDDDEGFDVYDGHFDNPTDIPSTTEESRTPSLAVHGNEKDLANNDDFISLSASSEDEQAEQEEERQKEELEVKKKKQKEILNTDYPWILNHDHSKQKEISDWLTFEIKDFVAYISPSREEIEIRNQTISSIREAVKQLWPDADLHVFGSYSTDLYLPGSDIDCVVTSELGGKESRNNLYSLASHLKKKNLATEVEVVAKARVPIIKFVEPHSGIHIDVSFERTNGLEAAKLIREWLNDTPGLRELVLIVKQFLHARRLNNVHTGGLGGFSIICLVFSFLHMHPRIITNEIDPKDNLGVLLIEFFELYGKNFGYDDVALGSSDGYPVYFPKSAWSAIQPIKNPFSLAIQDPGDESNNISRGSFNIRDIKKAFAGAFDLLTNRCFELHSATFKDRLGKSILGNVIKYRGKARDFKDERGLVLNKAIIENENYHKKRSRIIHDEDFTEETATSTATATTTDDDYEITNPPTKKAKIEAEPKIEPAKEESGETHIIISSEDDDDEDGYNPYTL, encoded by the coding sequence ATGGGGGCAAAGAGCATAGCAGCCTCTTCTACAAAGAAGATTAAGAAACAGCATAATggaaaagtgaaaaagagcaagaaaatcaagaaaGTACGGAAGTCAAAGAAGCCTAAATCCTTGAGCGACGAAAATGGGGTAGAAATTGTGTCTAGTCGCAATGATCAAGAGACAAATACATCGCTTAAAGACCATGTCACGGCGGATGGCATTCTTGTATTAGAACATAAATCAGATGATGACGAAGGATTCGATGTCTATGATGGACATTTTGATAACCCTACTGATATTCCCTCGACCACTGAAGAAAGTAGAACGCCTTCATTAGCAGTCCACGGGAATGAAAAGGATCTTGCCAATAATGATGATTTCATTTCTCTTTCGGCTAGTTCTGAGGATGAACAAGCCGAACAGGAAGAAGAGAGAcagaaagaagaattagaagttaagaaaaaaaagcaaaaggaGATCCTTAATACTGATTATCCATGGATTTTGAACCATGATCATtccaaacaaaaagaaatttcgGACTGGCTAACCTTTGAAATTAAGGATTTTGTTGCGTATATTTCACCAAGTcgtgaagaaattgaaattcGTAATCAGACCATAAGTTCAATAAGAGAAGCCGTGAAACAGTTATGGCCAGATGCTGATTTGCATGTGTTTGGTTCTTACTCCACCGATTTGTATTTGCCTGGCTCCGATATCGATTGTGTGGTAACTAGCGAGCTTGGTGGTAAAGAAAGCAGGAATAACCTGTATTCCTTAGCAAgccatttgaaaaaaaaaaatctagCGACAGAGGTTGAAGTTGTCGCTAAAGCTCGTGTTCCAATTATCAAGTTTGTCGAGCCACATTCAGGGATCCACATAGATGTTTCGTTTGAAAGAACAAATGGTCTCGAAGCTGCAAAGCTGATTAGAGAGTGGTTAAACGATACTCCTGGCCTCCGAGAATTAGTTCTTATCGTGAAACAATTTCTACACGCAAGAAGACTAAATAATGTGCATACTGGTGGTCTCGGTGgttttagtattatatgtcttgttttttcatttctgcATATGCACCCACGTATAATAACCAACGAAATAGATCCAAAGGACAATTTGGGTGTGCTCCTGATAGagttttttgaactttatggcaaaaattttggttACGATGATGTTGCATTGGGATCATCAGATGGTTATCCAGTGTACTTTCCAAAATCTGCATGGAGTGCTATTCAGCCTATTAAGAATCCATTTTCACTGGCCATTCAAGACCCAGGTGACGAATCAAATAACATTAGTCGAGGCTCTTTTAATATCCGAGACATCAAAAAAGCATTCGCTGGTGCTTTTGATCTGTTGACGAATAGATGTTTTGAATTACATTCAGCAACTTTTAAAGATCGATTAGGAAAAAGTATATTGGGCAATGTAATCAAGTATCGTGGCAAGGCAAGAGATTTCAAGGATGAAAGAGGTCTGGTACTGAATAAGGccattattgaaaatgagaacTATCATAAAAAACGTAGCAGAATAATTCACGATGAAGATTTTACCGAAGAAACAGCTACCTCTACAGCTACGGCCACCACAACAGATGATGATTATGAAATAACAAACCCACCTACCAAGAAGGCTAAGATAGAAGCAGAACCTAAAATTGAACCAGCAAAGGAGGAAAGTGGAGAGACACATATCATCATATCCAgcgaagatgatgatgatgaggatggATATAATCCTTATACCCTTTAA
- the PTH4 gene encoding Pth4p (similar to YOL114C), whose product MTIFMGKFKLAGHFLMLSLQQTLRCKEQRFVEETVRLISNGKVGKKSDLVQARSWVGALNVTGLPSNQFILRYDRASGPGGQNVNKVNSKCTLTLPGLSNCTWIPQEVRNILRSGKFRYYAKSSDSIVIQSDETRSRETNKLKCVKKLVQEIQQTCQFPNETTAETAKKWTKIKEKANKERLLEKKVHSDKKKNRGRITSNY is encoded by the coding sequence ATGACAATATTCATGGGAAAGTTTAAACTTGCTGGGCACTTTCTTATGCTCTCACTCCAACAAACACTGCGCTGCAAGGAACAAAgatttgttgaagaaacagTGCGATTGATCAGTAATGGAAAGGTCGGAAAGAAATCTGACCTCGTCCAGGCAAGAAGCTGGGTAGGAGCACTTAATGTGACAGGCTTACCTTCAAATCAATTTATTTTGCGTTACGATCGAGCTAGCGGGCCAGGAGGCCAAAACGTTAATAAGGTAAATAGTAAATGTACTTTAACACTTCCCGGTTTATCAAACTGCACTTGGATCCCTCAGGAAGTGAGAAACATCTTACGCAGCGGTAAGTTTCGATACTACGCTAAAAGCAGCGATTCTATAGTAATTCAATCTGATGAAACCAGATCAAGGGAAACCAACAAATTAAAGTGCGTTAAGAAGTTGGTTCAAGAAATTCAGCAAACGTGCCAATTTCCTAATGAAACCACTGCTGAGACCGCAAAAAAATGGactaaaataaaagagaaagccAACAAAGAGCGACTTCTTGAGAAGAAAGTGCATAGcgataaaaagaagaatagaGGCAGAATTACATCCAATTACTAA
- the SKM1 gene encoding putative serine/threonine protein kinase SKM1 (Member of the PAK family of serine/threonine protein kinases~similar to YOL113W), producing MKGVKKEGWISYKVDGIFSFLWQKRYLVLNDSYLAFYKSDKCNEEPVLSVALTSITNVSRIQLKQNCFEILRTTDQKENISPINSYFYESNSKRSIFISTRTERDLHGWLDAIFAKCPLLSGVSSPTNFTHKVHVGFDPKVGNFVGVPDSWAKLLQTSEITYDDWNRNSKAVIKALQFYEDYNGLDTMQFNDQPNTSLDLKPLKSPPRYIINKRTNSIKRSVSKTLRKGKTDSILPVYQSELKPFPRSGDNNCSVANIVDTKLYDECRMYASKENTAELQRNQLGKKEQQAIQNHLRRHDSNATLKPRRLAPSAPATKGHDSKIKSHREDLLELRDNDDSYEIIMKMKTVAIDVNPRPYFQLVEKAGQGASGAVYLSKRIRLPQENDSRFLKSHCHRIVGESVAIKQIRLSEQPKKQLIMNELLVMNDSRQENIVNFLEAYIIDDEELWVIMEYMEGGCLTDILDAAAGSNTGNNSSPLNENQMAYIVKETCQGLKFLHNKKIIHRDIKSDNILLNSQGLVKITDFGFCVELTEKRSKRATMVGTPYWMAPEIVNQKGYDEKVDVWSLGIMLIEMIEGEPPYLNEDPLKALYLIANNGSPKLRHPELVSKETKQFLDACLRVNVESRASVRKLLTFEFLLIACGPEELKAALKWH from the coding sequence ATGAAGGGCgtaaaaaaggaaggatGGATATCTTATAAAGTTGATGGAATATTTTCGTTCTTATGGCAAAAGAGATACTTGGTACTGAATGATTCGTATTTGGCGTTTTACAAAAGCGATAAGTGTAATGAGGAACCAGTCTTGTCTGTGGCTTTGACTAGTATAACAAACGTTAGCAGGATACaattaaaacaaaattgTTTTGAGATTCTTCGGACAACAGATCAAAAAGAGAACATATCCCCCATAAACTCCTACTTTTATGAATCAAATTCTAAAAGATCGATATTCATTTCTACAAGAACCGAACGAGATTTGCATGGTTGGCTTGATGCTATTTTTGCCAAATGTCCACTACTTAGCGGCGTTTCATCACCAACGAATTTTACACATAAAGTACACGTCGGGTTCGACCCAAAAGTGGGCAATTTTGTTGGAGTACCTGATAGTTGGGCCAAACTACTACAAACCTCAGAAATCACCTATGATGATTGGAACAGAAACTCGAAAGCAGTTATTAAAGCATTACAGTTTTATGAAGACTATAATGGACTCGATACTATGCAATTCAATGATCAGCCCAACACAAGCCTAGATTTGAAGCCTTTAAAAAGTCCGCCAAGGTATATTATAAACAAGAGAACTAATTCTATCAAGAGATCAGTGAGTAAGACTCTTCGCAAAGGCAAAACAGATTCTATTTTGCCTGTCTATCAATCAGAACTTAAACCATTCCCGAGATCCGGTGATAATAATTGCAGCGTTGCTAACATAGTGGACACTAAACTATATGATGAATGCAGAATGTACGctagtaaagaaaatacaGCAGAACTCCAGAGAAATCAGTtaggaaagaaagaacagCAAGCTATTCAAAACCATTTGCGAAGGCATGATAGCAATGCGACATTGAAACCCCGTCGACTGGCGCCATCTGCGCCTGCTACAAAAGGACACGATAGTAAAATCAAATCGCACAGGGAGGATCTTCTTGAACTTAGGGATAATGATGATTCGTatgaaataataatgaagatgaaaaccGTTGCCATCGACGTAAACCCAAGACCGTATTTCCAGCTGGTAGAAAAGGCAGGTCAAGGAGCAAGCGGTGCAGTCTACCTGTCAAAGCGAATAAGGCTGCcccaagaaaatgattCGAGATTCTTAAAGTCACATTGTCATCGGATCGTAGGAGAAAGTGTGGCTATAAAGCAAATACGATTATCTGAACAACCCAAGAAACAATTGATCATGAATGAACTCCTAGTGATGAACGACTCGCGTCAAGAAAATATCGTTAACTTCCTTGAAGCCTATATTATTGATGACGAAGAGTTATGGGTGATAATGGAGTACATGGAAGGGGGCTGTTTAACAGATATATTGGATGCAGCCGCGGGGAGCAATACTGGCAATAACTCATCGCCGTTAAATGAAAACCAAATGGCATATATAGTAAAAGAGACGTGCCAGGGTTTGAAGTTTTTACACAACAAAAAGATTATTCATCGGGATATAAAATCTGATAATATCCTTCTTAACTCCCAGGGGTTAGTAAAAATTACAGACTTTGGGTTTTGTGTGGAACTAAcagagaaaagaagcaaacGTGCTACCATGGTGGGCACCCCATATTGGATGGCACCTGAAATAGTGAATCAGAAGGGCTACGATGAGAAAGTCGACGTTTGGTCACTAGGGATAATGCTTATTGAGATGATAGAAGGTGAACCACCTTATCTGAATGAGGATCCCTTAAAGGCACTATATTTGATAGCCAATAATGGCTCACCAAAATTAAGGCATCCAGAGTTGGTGTCAAAGGAAACCAAACAGTTCTTAGATGCCTGCTTGCGAGTGAATGTTGAATCAAGAGCATCAGTGAGGAAATTATTAACGTTTGAATTTTTGCTAATTGCATGCGGTCCTGAGGAGCTCAAAGCAGCCTTAAAGTGGCATTAG
- the MSB4 gene encoding Rab GTPase-activating protein MSB4 (GTPase-activating protein of the Ras superfamily~similar to YOL112W), which yields MIMPSSMSTEAALLPNESVFETVSSFSEDDANYSVLDLYDDDDEKDDSSLVERKEILTTRELEKAKAFTSLVMADPENFDRYGFSKKGYFMSQEEYDKWWAEYSRYTERRKKKWENYLSKNRIELHNDNPLVYPARTEELSKFVRKGLPAEWRGNAWWYFAGGQQQLDANIGVYDRLKSDCRKGAVSGKDMEAIERDLYRTFPDNIHFHKESFQNGEPAIIRSLRRVLMAFSVYDKAIGYCQSMNFLVGLLLLFMEEEKTFWMLVIITTKYLPGVYESDLEGANVDQGVLVLCIREYLPEIWSHIESSYMNGNGSTDQVSEPKSGEEYLCRLPTLTLCTASWFMSCFVGVVPIETTLRIWDCLFYEESHFLFKVALGILKLSESEFLESKSQKLFRQYSSYTFGSSNDSDSTFKRLKNKIKTQEEADMEILQVIQNFPKRLLNPNDIFEKVLMKKKVPLNNITQEKIDRGREYVAMARNRQKASSRPRERRE from the coding sequence ATGATAATGCCATCAAGTATGTCGACTGAAGCCGCCTTGTTACCGAACGAAAGTGTCTTTGAGACAGTTTCATCATTCAGTGAAGACGATGCCAATTATAGCGTTCTTGATTTAtacgatgacgatgatgaaaaagatgatAGTTCTTTAGTAGaacgaaaagaaatattgacAACACGTGAGCTTGAAAAAGCGAAGGCATTTACTAGCTTAGTCATGGCGGATCCTGAGAATTTTGATAGATATGGATTTAGCAAGAAAGGTTATTTCATGAGTCAGGAAGAATATGACAAATGGTGGGCTGAATATAGTCGATACACcgagagaagaaaaaaaaagtgggAGAACTATTTGTCTAAGAATAGGATTGAACTCCACAATGACAATCCTCTGGTATATCCTGCAAGGACGGAAGAATTGTCAAAATTTGTTAGAAAAGGTTTACCAGCAGAATGGAGAGGGAATGCGTGGTGGTATTTTGCTGGTGGACAACAACAATTAGACGCTAATATTGGGGTTTATGATAGATTGAAAAGTGACTGCCGCAAGGGCGCTGTATCCGGTAAAGATATGGAAGCTATAGAAAGGGATCTTTATCGAACTTTTCCTGATAATATACATTTCCATAAGGAGTCCTTCCAGAATGGAGAACCAGCAATAATCCGATCGTTGCGTCGAGTATTGATGGCTTTTTCTGTTTATGATAAGGCTATTGGATATTGCCAAtcaatgaattttcttgttgGCCTGCTATTATTGTTCatggaagaagagaaaacgTTTTGGATGTTGGTTATTATTACCACTAAGTATTTACCTGGCGTGTATGAATCTGATTTAGAGGGTGCGAATGTAGATCAAGGGGTGTTAGTGTTGTGTATCAGGGAATATTTACCTGAAATATGGTCACACATTGAGTCATCGTATATGAACGGCAATGGCAGCACTGACCAGGTGTCGGAACCAAAATCAGGTGAAGAGTATCTCTGCAGGTTGCCTACCCTGACCTTATGTACGGCAAGTTGGTTTATGAGCTGTTTTGTGGGCGTGGTGCCTATTGAAACGACTCTGAGAATATGGGACTGCTTATTCTATGAAGAGTCTCATTTCTTATTCAAAGTAGCTTTGGGGATATTGAAATTAAGCGAAAGCGAGTTTTTGGAGAGCAAAAGCCAGAAACTGTTCCGACAGTACTCTTCGTACACATTCGGTAGTAGTAATGACTCTGACTcaactttcaaaagacTGAAGAACAAGATTAAAACGCAGGAAGAGGCAGATATGGAGATTTTGCAGGTGATTCAAAACTTTCCAAAAAGGTTGCTCAATCCGAATGATATTTTCGAGAAAGTgctgatgaagaagaaggttcCGTTAAATAACATCACCCAGGAAAAGATTGATCGCGGCAGAGAATATGTGGCGATGGCGAGAAACAGGCAAAAGGCGAGTAGCCGCccaagagaaagaagagaataA
- the MDY2 gene encoding Mdy2p (Protein involved in inserting tail-anchored proteins into ER membranes~similar to YOL111C) → MSTSASGPEHEFVSKFLTLATLSEPKLPKSYIKPLKDVTNLGVPLPTLKYKYKQNHAKKLKLQQDQQVQENAAVHLTLKKIQAPKFSIEHDFSPSDTILQIKQHLMNEEKASRLSEIKLLLKGKVLHDNLFLSDLKITSANSTITVMIKPNPTISKESEAAKPTSSPAPTSATPQELVVPWDEIETLLKDNFKNDQSAVKQIMDRLQKGWSLAK, encoded by the coding sequence atgAGCACATCCGCCAGCGGTCCAGAACACGAGTTCGTTAGTAAATTCTTGACATTAGCCACTTTATCTGAACCGAAGTTACCAAAAAGCTACATCAAGCCTTTAAAGGATGTTACTAATCTAGGCGTTCCGTTGCCTACTTTGAAATACAAATATAAACAGAACCATGCCAAAAAGTTAAAACTGCAACAAGATCAGCAAGTTCAAGAGAACGCCGCCGTCCACTTGaccttgaagaaaattcaggCCCCCAAGTTCTCTATCGAGCATGATTTCAGCCCTTCAGATACCATCTTACAAATAAAACAGCACTTGATGAACGAGGAAAAGGCCTCCCGTTTAAGCGAGATCAAACTGCTTTTGAAGGGCAAAGTCCTGCACGATAATCTGTTCTTGTCGGACTTAAAGATCACCTCTGCCAATTCCACGATTACAGTGATGATTAAGCCGAATCCGACTATATCTAAGGAATCCGAAGCCGCAAAACCTACTAGCTCTCCTGCCCCTACTTCCGCCACTCCACAGGAACTCGTTGTTCCCTGGGACGAAATCGAAACTTTACTGAAGGACAATTTCAAGAACGATCAGTCTGCGGTCAAACAGATCATGGACCGTCTGCAAAAAGGCTGGTCTCTGGCCAAATAA
- the SHR5 gene encoding Shr5p (Palmitoyltransferase subunit~similar to YOL110W) → MSDSHHKEEDNSSTSERALFFNYHEFSYSFYEDLGSEDAKPTEHDEDHKLCITHFPNVYAARGSAEFQVTRVVRVPRRFDECRTSLETPQFSTQLPGSEPAAIVGDDGSRFARCGRYDTGGHVFGCSSVSPLSEHLSAAELAEVVHRVNGFLLREEGKVYGWCNLCGLVFDMLTGGLWSWVLGPLLSRLVFQESLALEQYVAQLNSPGGLLHERGVRLVLPRRSGCLSLDFVVPGPK, encoded by the coding sequence ATGAGCGATAGCCATCACAAGGAAGAGGATAACTCAAGTACGAGCGAAAGGGCGTTGTTTTTTAATTACCATGAGTTTTCGTATTCATTCTATGAAGACCTCGGCTCCGAAGACGCTAAACCCACAGAGCACGACGAAGACCACAAATTGTGCATAACACATTTCCCGAATGTTTACGCTGCTCGGGGCTCGGCCGAATTCCAGGTGACCCGGGTGGTACGAGTTCCCCGGCGATTCGATGAGTGTCGTACCAGCCTTGAAACGCCACAATTTAGTACGCAGCTTCCCGGAAGCGAGCCGGCGGCAATCGTCGGTGACGACGGCAGTCGCTTTGCGCGGTGCGGACGTTACGACACTGGGGGTCACGTGTTTGGCTGCTCCTCTGTGTCGCCTCTCTCGGAACACCTTAGTGCGGCAGAGCTCGCAGAAGTGGTGCACCGGGTAAACGGATTTTTGCTGCGAGAGGAAGGTAAGGTGTACGGGTGGTGTAATCTGTGTGGCCTAGTGTTCGATATGCTTACGGGCGGTCTGTGGAGCTGGGTTTTGGGGCCCCTTCTTTCTAGACTTGTGTTTCAGGAGTCTCTCGCGTTAGAGCAGTACGTGGCGCAGCTAAACTCGCCGGGAGGCCTGCTTCACGAGCGCGGTGTGCGCCTAGTCTTGCCCCGACGGTCCGGGTGCCTATCCTTAGATTTCGTCGTGCCCGGACCCAAATAG
- the ZEO1 gene encoding Zeo1p (Peripheral membrane protein of the plasma membrane~similar to YOL109W) yields MSEIQNKAETAAQDAQQKLEETKESLQNKGQEVKEQAEASIDNLKNEATPEAEQVKKEEQNIADGVEQKKTEAANKVEETKKQASAAVSEKKETKKEGGFLKKLNRKIASIFN; encoded by the coding sequence atgtctgaaattcaaaacaaaGCTGAAACTGCCGCCCAAGATGCCCAACAAAAGTTGGAAGAAACCAAAGAATCTTTACAAAACAAGGGCCAAGAAGTAAAGGAACAAGCCGAAGCTTCTATTGATAACCTGAAGAATGAAGCCACTCCAGAAGCCGAACAGgtgaagaaggaagaacaaaacatTGCTGACGGTGTCgaacaaaagaagacaGAAGCTGCCAACAaagttgaagaaactaAGAAACAAGCTTCCGCTGCTGTCAGcgagaagaaggaaaccAAGAAGGAGGGCGGtttcttgaagaaattgaaccGTAAGATTGCCTCTATTTTCAACTAG
- the INO4 gene encoding Ino4p (Transcription factor involved in phospholipid synthesis~similar to YOL108C) produces the protein MTNDIKEIQTIQPELSEIKEVKGELTNVKKRKRRSKKINKLTDGQIRINHVSSEKKRRELERAIFDELVAVVPDLQPQESRSELIIYLKSLSYLSWLYERNEKLRKQIIAKHKARTGSSSYGTEQQQDGNILDLVPKELIWELGDEQTGK, from the coding sequence ATGACGAACGATATTAAGGAAATACAAACAATACAACCGGAACTATCCGAGATTAAAGAAGTAAAGGGCGAACTGACTAAtgtgaagaaaaggaaacgCAGATCCAAGAAGATTAATAAGTTGACCGATGGTCAAATACGTATAAATCATGTGTCgtcagaaaaaaaaagaagggaaTTGGAAAGAGCAATATTTGACGAACTGGTGGCCGTAGTGCCCGACTTACAACCCCAAGAAAGTCGATCAGAACTAATCATATACTTGAAAAGCTTAAGTTATTTAAGTTGGCTTTATGAAAGGAATGAAAAGCTGAGGAAGCAAATCATAGCTAAGCATAAAGCAAGAACTGGCAGCAGCAGCTACGGCACTGAACAACAACAGGACGGGAACATCTTGGATTTAGTACCGAAGGAGTTGATTTGGGAGTTGGGTGATGAACAAACTGGTAAGTGA